From Thermotoga sp., a single genomic window includes:
- a CDS encoding M20 family metallopeptidase translates to MSWMEIYEKLVNTDTGPDLSMEEKLNRTSFLADVLGDLGFKVERRKAAYVAFCGDPPYITLIGHLDTVFPEGEAKRRPFKIEGSIARGPGVCDMKGGVVVLLEALKRFFKEKRTSVCVVLNVDEELGSPISKDTFLEVAEKTSCCLSFEPGRENGEFISSRKGIISLWLFAHGKKGHASRLDEGVNAIAEISYKIVELLSLNGRFSSLTINPTIVKGGLESNVTPDKAEVYFDVRFYEDEEYEFLKRVLENLSTVLPEATISYTMKLRRLPMKEDKFLVEIVKSVAREMGMESSFVRATGGGDVAFFSQKNVPSMDGLGIPGGKMHSEEEYAKVDRFEERVNLVVRLLERLGGEDNVR, encoded by the coding sequence ATGAGCTGGATGGAGATATACGAAAAACTTGTCAACACGGACACTGGCCCCGATCTTTCGATGGAAGAAAAGTTGAACAGGACATCCTTCCTCGCAGATGTTCTAGGAGATCTTGGATTCAAGGTGGAGAGAAGAAAAGCCGCTTATGTTGCCTTCTGTGGGGATCCCCCCTACATAACCCTCATAGGCCATCTCGATACGGTTTTTCCCGAAGGAGAAGCAAAGAGGAGACCTTTCAAGATCGAGGGGAGCATTGCCAGAGGTCCTGGAGTCTGTGACATGAAAGGTGGCGTCGTCGTACTCCTGGAAGCGCTTAAAAGGTTCTTCAAAGAGAAAAGAACGAGCGTGTGTGTTGTGTTGAATGTTGACGAAGAGCTGGGCTCTCCTATAAGCAAGGACACCTTCCTTGAGGTAGCGGAAAAAACCTCCTGTTGCCTTTCCTTTGAGCCAGGTAGAGAAAATGGAGAGTTCATCTCTTCTAGAAAGGGGATCATCTCCCTCTGGCTCTTCGCACACGGAAAAAAGGGGCACGCTTCCAGACTTGACGAAGGAGTAAACGCCATCGCTGAGATCTCGTACAAGATAGTGGAACTCCTCTCGTTGAACGGACGGTTCAGCAGCCTCACGATCAACCCAACCATTGTGAAGGGTGGTCTGGAGAGCAACGTTACACCAGATAAGGCGGAGGTCTATTTTGATGTGAGATTCTACGAAGATGAGGAATACGAATTTTTGAAGAGAGTACTTGAAAATCTGTCCACAGTTCTTCCCGAGGCAACCATCTCTTACACTATGAAGCTTCGAAGACTCCCCATGAAGGAAGATAAGTTCCTTGTTGAGATCGTGAAGTCGGTTGCCAGAGAAATGGGAATGGAATCTTCCTTCGTCAGAGCGACGGGCGGGGGAGATGTGGCGTTCTTTTCTCAGAAAAACGTTCCATCCATGGATGGACTTGGCATTCCCGGTGGAAAGATGCATTCGGAGGAAGAGTACGCTAAGGTCGACAGGTTCGAGGAGAGAGTGAACCTCGTGGTTCGCCTTCTGGAAAGGCTCGGAGGTGAAGATAATGTTCGTTGA